In Phaseolus vulgaris cultivar G19833 chromosome 7, P. vulgaris v2.0, whole genome shotgun sequence, the genomic stretch CATAGAGTTTCAAATGTTATGATACAATCTAACATTCATCACATTTTACTATTGTCAAGTTATTACTCTCATCATTAACAACACTATCAATTCATTAATGATACAAATCAACCCAAAAGTATCTTACCAAAATTTATTCCAAGAGGTAATTCTTTACATATCTTATAAGATCAATTTTAACTAAAGGATACACTTTCAATAATCATGCGCCAACTTACTATCTTAAATATTATTCAATAATAGTATTCATGCTTCATCAAACCTTTAACACAATAATactatttaacattttttaatcattttcaaCATATTCCTCACTTCATAGAGTTGTATTAACTTAAATATTTAAGTTTGACTCATCTACAAAAGTAAATAATGATAAACTTAAAATctatccaaaaaaaaattgtgatcaTCAAACTTAAAATACTATTATGACCCATAACAAATTCATATTTGTTTATTAGAGTACATATGCCAACACTTAATTCATAAAAgatataaactttaaaaattatacaatattaataactagtgcatataaaatatatacCTAACGATGAGGTAATTGAGGAGATtcaatttgaatatattttaaaaaaataagaaatgacataatgttcataatataattaaatattatataaagattaaaaaaataaaaaataagaacagttaaaaaaaaattctccttTTAAATATAGGTATATcgaaaacaaaatttgaaagaaTTAATGGAGTTGGATGAGGTTAGGAAAGGGATTTGTTGAAAAAGGcgaattataataaaataaaaagaagtaaATAAAGTGATGAAAGGGATTGTGTGAagggaaaggaaagaaaaggaaagaaggAAGCGCTTGCCAAATCCCAATCACAGTCCCACGTGCCACGTTATCACCTATTCAATTCTTGCTTTGTTACATTCTAATTCTAAATTAAAGTAAACAATTTGCAATTTATCTTGGTCCATTAAAATAAGAGATAAAAAACACGTGCATGATGATTTATGATGCCACGTGGCACAGGTCATTCTCACACACCACGCAAACCTACAATGGATTCATACTCACCCATTCTCTTCCCCACACGCACCACTCTCTCAACATTTTCCAACTGCTTTTATTTCACCTTTCAAATTTCACTTcctttataattaaaatatatccactttttataacactttttaattctttcttctttttatcattctcctccttcctttcttctctaaTCCTCCCCTCTTATCTTttgatatatataaattttaaaataaaataaatatatatcatagaagtataaatatatcatttctatttctattatctgttgtaaaaaaataaatataaacatatttatataaaaaaaatcaatttaatatatatatttcgaTTTCAAGTTGATTAAGTATCACTAGGATCTGtcatcatatttaaattattgtctattttaaaatttaaaatttcattataattttattcttaaaatatatttcaataaaaaaatattaaaacttttattgaactCAATACTTAAACAATATGTGATTATaccatataatatatatatatatatatatatatatatatatatatatattctgatTAGTAGAATATATAAAAGCGAAAATGTTTAATGTCTCTTTATTTACTATACTATTTGTTGtttataaaaagaataataCACATTTTATAATTGAAgtacaaaatataataatcgaagtataaaatataatctttacttttaaaaaagaaacaaataaaaatcaatactAAGTTATCTACAAATATCTCTGTATAGATACTTTATGTTAAGCGAAATTTATAAatgagaaataaaatatatgatattGTGCTTAGTCAAAAGTTAGAGAGTTAATCTAACATTTAAATAACCATTATGAATATGAGAACAAATTGActgaattattattttaaaaacaacacTCATTACTTATAGCAAAGTAGTATCAAAACATAACTTAGTtttaattgatatatatatatatatatatatatatatatatatatatatattatttaagtaaCTAACATGTGGTAATAGACATAAAAGTATTCAAAAAATAACCAAAAACTTAagtctttttttattaaaaataatttcatatcaattcaattttaaaacaacCATAAAGTTAGTATAACCGGTATCAAATTCTATGGTtatctaaattaaatttaaaacctAAGTTTTTACTCAAAATTCAAAAACgcaatcaattttaaatttcaaaacttCCATCACCCGTAACAATTCAACTCgaatattgaataaaatattagcTTTATGAATCCAGCATAACTATAATTTAcaagtataagttaaaattcaCATAATCTAACCATAAGattcaattataattttactAGTAAACTCAAATTTCAACAAACATCAATAAAATCAGTTATCAAAACTCTAAATTTctcaattcattttatttttcacatAATTAGTCAAAATATCATATTTCACTAACCATcttatacatataaaatatgttGCCTCAAGTAATAATATTGGTCATTACGTATTAATACTGATTATTGAGAACTGACGTGGATTACGcgtatttgaattttgtttttcataagAAAGATAAAAGAAACCAACAATTTAGTAATAGTAGGAAAGAAGGGAAATAAATTTATCaccaaaattaataaataaataaataaaaattatttaagaagTGATCCACATGCCAACTACTCCATTTAAAAGAAAGATCCAATACTTTAGTTAAAATCAATCAACTCACAATCAagaaccaataaaaaaaaaactaacataaaCAAAATTAGAAGTAATTGAAGGCAAAActtttaattaagaaaaaaaacatagagAATGGGTGAAGGGAAAGAAAAAAGTGAATTTGGAGGGAAACCCTACCATGAGAGGTTCAACGGCTACTTCTGCACATTCCCTCAACATGCCAACTACAAAACACAACCGACCAAACCTTTTACAGCTTGGCTTCGATCTCTCCACCTTTTTCTTACCTTAAAGCACTCTTCACTCTTCATTCTTCACCATGTCTCACCCTTGCTACTGCTACTGCTATTGCATACCCCACCAAATTCTCTTTCTCGCTCTCAAAAATGCTCAGAAAAACATCACCCTTTTTCCACAAAGTCTCGCTCCATCTCCTCAGACTCTCTCTTCTCGTCCACAGATTAAGAAAACCCATCTTCCCGAAACTTCTCAAGAGGTTCAAGAAGCGTCGGGAGTTGAAGCTCCTCAATCACTCCAACGACGGAGAGTATCAGTTCACTCCCTTAATTCCAAGTTACCATCGAAACCAGTTCAAGAACAGGGACAACCCAGGTCTGCGTTCTTTCTTGTATCTGTATTGCTGCCTGGGGAACCTGAAAGTAGAACGGGAGTGGCAGCTGGCATTGGAACCCTTTGAAATTGGAGATGAAACAGGCGTAGCCCATGATTTGTTTGAGTGTGGTTCAGCGGATGAAGGTGAATCGGTTGATCAGAAGGCTGAGAAGTTCATCCAGAGTTTCTACCACCAGATGAGAATGCAGAGGCAGGAATCGCTCTAGCTCTTCATattcatttttgtatttttcaattCATTTCCTTTCTCAATTGTTTCATTATTTCGCCTTAGTTTtgcttaattttattttcaaacagGAGAGTAATGCATTACTTCCTTGCTTGatctataataaataattaaatatattaatttaattccaTCTCTTAActaaatgataattttattaatgagTTGTAATCTATGTGACTCAGAACACTAATATGTATTGTTGAagtgttcaatttaaaaaaaaaacatatttgttcGATTTATGATAATTCTagttacaattttaaaatagaaaaatataataattttttaaaaattcaatttattttataaatttttattatgggACAAATTTTTATGAACTAATCATCAGAAACACTTTTTGctataaaaaagaattaaaacatatttttcatataaatttttattgtcattttatataattcataattatataatataaatatgtgttttttattttatattttaaaaattatacatatttttgtatttataacATGTCGTATCAGTATTGTGTTACCTAATTTCTAAGTTGTTGTGGTACATGTTGTAAGAAAATCCTAGTGACTATTTCATAAATTCTTTTTTCTGATTTAGATCAAGATTGTATGAGAGAGACCCATTGTTTCCTCTTATATCATATAAGattgtgatattttatatatcagGCATTATTATGCAGCAAGATTTAAGATCTATATTCTAAAATTTCTTCCAAAGGAGACAGAAAGGATGGGAATATATGATAAGTGTTTTATAACATTAGTGTTATTTTAGGGTTGGAGATTCTCTGTTTAAATATCTTTGTCACGTTCTTTTCCCTTCTGAATAATATAAACCAGAGCAAACTGACGAGttcacaactttttttttcaaatagttTTATAGTAGTTAAGATAATGCAATTTCTAGAAAAAAAACTGGATTGTGAAAATCATAACCAAAGTCTACTTTACTGGGACCACTTTACTAAGAAAGGGAGATAACATTATTGCAATcccattattattataataaataaaagtatgaCTACTTACCTAGTTTCTTTGGAGGGATGAAAGGAAGAACACCTTTATCTTCATTTCATAGTCATATGTAGTTAGTTTAACCAGTTAAAGCCTCTTTCACATACAACTTTAAAAGCTTCTCTTAGTTCAAATATAGAAATTGTCCAAATTAAATCCAAGAGCCTCAAAATCATGTCAAGAATTCtttaatataaattgtttt encodes the following:
- the LOC137828199 gene encoding uncharacterized protein, which produces MLRKTSPFFHKVSLHLLRLSLLVHRLRKPIFPKLLKRFKKRRELKLLNHSNDGEYQFTPLIPSYHRNQFKNRDNPGLRSFLYLYCCLGNLKVEREWQLALEPFEIGDETGVAHDLFECGSADEGESVDQKAEKFIQSFYHQMRMQRQESL